A genome region from Clostridium sp. JN-9 includes the following:
- a CDS encoding RNA-binding domain-containing protein, translating into MDLKKLKFLLKNGEGTKVDFKLKIDLLTESGRKELAKDVCSIANSKGGRGYLIIGVEDKTRNIIGIENMDYTEEQIQQIVSSRCDPPVPIDIETVIHENKKLLIINIYDGPQKPYQSRDNGAFYIRRGSTTDIMRKQELVSAFQNNLSLNIEACPIVKTDINHLDLKMVDKYFYNQGIIVNDSNRLKLMENGSIITQDKESNDYLITLGGLLVFCKINNVYIPHNMIKIVNSNSGHSKFITGDLLTMLNLTEKYFLEEFPKRYPVNALFEVVKNAVLFRDYTIFNREIEVIIRYSKIYIIIPGAFSKFSEGNYFLQGKRNMWIYEKLLTLDEEKKLYNTGNNIFHIKKPFMGKGKVIFVNSIRENCLKVILPGISRFPE; encoded by the coding sequence ATGGATCTAAAAAAGCTAAAATTTCTTTTAAAAAATGGAGAAGGAACTAAAGTTGATTTTAAACTCAAAATTGACTTACTAACTGAAAGCGGCAGGAAGGAGCTTGCCAAAGATGTATGCTCTATAGCAAATTCGAAAGGCGGCAGAGGATATTTAATTATAGGAGTAGAGGACAAAACCAGAAATATTATTGGTATAGAAAATATGGATTATACTGAAGAGCAGATTCAGCAGATAGTAAGCAGCAGATGCGATCCTCCAGTACCTATTGATATTGAAACAGTAATACATGAAAATAAAAAACTGCTGATTATAAATATTTATGACGGGCCTCAGAAACCATATCAGTCACGGGATAATGGGGCTTTTTATATCAGACGGGGATCAACTACGGATATAATGAGAAAACAGGAATTGGTATCAGCTTTTCAAAATAATCTCTCACTTAATATAGAAGCATGTCCAATAGTAAAAACTGATATAAATCATCTTGATTTAAAAATGGTTGATAAATATTTTTATAATCAGGGCATTATTGTTAATGACTCTAACAGGTTAAAGTTAATGGAAAATGGTTCAATAATAACTCAGGATAAAGAATCAAACGATTATCTTATTACCCTTGGAGGATTACTGGTATTTTGTAAAATAAATAATGTATATATTCCACATAATATGATAAAGATAGTAAATAGTAATTCTGGGCACAGTAAATTTATAACAGGTGATTTATTGACAATGCTTAACCTTACAGAAAAGTATTTTTTAGAAGAGTTCCCCAAAAGGTATCCGGTTAATGCTTTATTTGAGGTAGTTAAAAATGCAGTTCTATTCAGGGATTACACCATATTTAACAGAGAAATAGAAGTAATAATACGATATTCCAAGATATATATAATCATTCCAGGTGCATTTTCAAAATTTAGTGAAGGAAATTATTTTCTTCAGGGTAAAAGAAATATGTGGATTTATGAAAAGCTGCTCACATTAGATGAAGAAAAAAAATTATATAACACAGGCAATAATATTTTTCACATTAAAAAGCCTTTTATGGGCAAAGGAAAAGTAATCTTTGTTAACAGTATAAGGGAAAACTGTCTCAAGGTGATTTTACCTGGAATCAGTAGATTTCCTGAATAA
- the tyrS gene encoding tyrosine--tRNA ligase — MNVYDTLVERGYIKQLTHEEEIRELLDKEKITFYIGFDPTADSLHVGHFLQMMVMAHMQRAGHRPIALIGGGTAMVGDPSGKTDMRKMLTREQINHNGECFKKQLERLVDFSDGKAIMANNADWLLNLNYVNFLREIGVHFSVNKMLTAECFKQRLEKGLSFLEFNYMLMQGYDFLELNRRYGCVMELGGDDQWSNILAGVDLIRRKEGKPSYGMTFTLLTNSEGKKMGKTVGGAVWLDKEKTSPYDFYQYWRNVDDADVEKCLALLTFLPMDQVRELGRLEGSQINEAKKVLAYEVTKIVHGADEAEKARDAAEALFSGGRDLANVPTCEIDKTAIENTVLDILLQNKIIPSKSEGRRLIEQGGLTINNVKITDIHHKLNIDDFKDGSVLIRRGKKNYNRLILK; from the coding sequence ATGAACGTTTATGATACTTTAGTAGAACGTGGATACATAAAGCAGCTTACACATGAAGAAGAAATAAGAGAATTACTTGATAAGGAAAAAATAACTTTTTATATAGGCTTCGATCCTACAGCAGACAGTCTGCATGTGGGACATTTTCTTCAAATGATGGTTATGGCTCATATGCAGAGGGCTGGTCACAGACCAATTGCTTTAATAGGAGGAGGCACAGCAATGGTTGGCGATCCAAGCGGCAAAACAGATATGAGGAAGATGCTGACAAGAGAGCAGATTAATCATAATGGAGAGTGCTTTAAAAAGCAGCTTGAAAGACTTGTTGATTTCAGTGATGGGAAAGCTATTATGGCCAATAATGCAGATTGGCTTTTAAATTTAAATTATGTTAATTTTTTAAGAGAAATTGGAGTGCACTTTTCTGTTAATAAAATGCTTACAGCAGAATGTTTTAAGCAAAGATTGGAGAAAGGCTTGTCTTTTCTTGAATTCAATTATATGCTTATGCAGGGATATGACTTTCTTGAACTTAATAGAAGATATGGATGTGTTATGGAACTGGGTGGAGACGATCAATGGTCAAATATTTTAGCCGGAGTGGATCTTATAAGGAGAAAAGAAGGAAAGCCAAGCTATGGAATGACATTTACTTTATTAACTAACAGCGAAGGCAAGAAAATGGGAAAAACCGTAGGCGGTGCAGTATGGCTTGACAAAGAAAAGACATCTCCTTATGATTTTTACCAGTACTGGAGAAATGTTGATGATGCAGATGTTGAAAAATGTTTAGCCTTACTTACATTTTTACCAATGGATCAAGTAAGAGAATTAGGCAGATTGGAAGGCTCACAAATCAATGAAGCTAAAAAGGTATTAGCCTATGAAGTTACAAAAATAGTGCATGGTGCTGATGAAGCTGAAAAGGCAAGAGATGCTGCAGAAGCTTTATTTTCCGGCGGCAGGGATTTAGCCAATGTTCCAACCTGTGAGATTGATAAGACTGCTATAGAAAATACTGTATTGGATATTCTTTTACAAAATAAGATAATACCTTCAAAATCTGAAGGAAGAAGATTAATTGAGCAGGGCGGTCTTACTATTAATAATGTTAAAATAACTGATATACACCATAAATTAAACATAGATGATTTTAAGGATGGCAGTGTGCTAATTAGAAGAGGAAAGAAAAATTACAACAGATTAATATTAAAGTAA
- the rimI gene encoding ribosomal protein S18-alanine N-acetyltransferase, with product MIKLNNSVEISCLTIKDIDEILNISRLSFKTPWSRESLIKELTDNSFARYVVAKKDGLILGYGGLWIIVDEAHVTNIAVHPEYRGTGIGNMLMDAMIDICKLELVIGITLEVRASNIAAKNLYKKFGFIQEGMRKGYYEDNNEDALILWKYFT from the coding sequence ATGATAAAGTTGAATAATTCAGTTGAAATAAGCTGCCTTACCATAAAAGATATTGATGAAATATTAAACATAAGCAGACTTAGCTTTAAAACTCCCTGGAGCAGAGAATCACTAATAAAGGAATTAACTGATAATTCTTTTGCCAGGTATGTTGTTGCAAAGAAGGATGGTTTAATATTAGGTTATGGCGGTTTATGGATTATAGTAGATGAGGCCCATGTAACAAATATTGCAGTTCACCCTGAGTACAGAGGAACAGGGATTGGAAATATGCTTATGGATGCAATGATTGATATATGCAAATTAGAATTGGTTATAGGAATAACATTAGAAGTAAGAGCTTCTAACATAGCTGCAAAAAATCTTTATAAAAAATTTGGTTTTATTCAGGAAGGAATGCGTAAAGGATATTATGAGGATAACAATGAAGATGCTTTAATCCTTTGGAAGTACTTTACATAG
- the tsaB gene encoding tRNA (adenosine(37)-N6)-threonylcarbamoyltransferase complex dimerization subunit type 1 TsaB, translating to MKVLCIDTATESATCAVIDDNKLLGEITVNHTKQHSVIMMKIIDDLLSYLKLNINSIDGFVVSKGPGSFTGLRIGAATVKGLCTGTNKPFVSVSSLQALAYNMAYTNGIVCPIMDALRGNVYTNLFSFDKDHLKELSSEEIISMDDLLLKLEHYQQPICFIGDAIDKFKSKILLKFPNALFAPSHLNVVKASSLGAIGIELLKESKEDNIYSFSPNYMMKSQAEREYENKIRNDKVE from the coding sequence ATGAAAGTTCTTTGTATTGATACTGCCACAGAATCAGCAACCTGTGCAGTAATTGATGATAATAAGCTGTTAGGTGAAATAACAGTAAATCATACAAAACAGCATTCAGTTATTATGATGAAAATAATTGATGATTTATTATCATATTTAAAATTGAATATAAATTCCATTGATGGCTTTGTAGTTTCAAAAGGGCCTGGATCATTTACAGGTTTAAGAATCGGAGCTGCTACAGTTAAAGGATTATGCACAGGAACAAACAAGCCTTTTGTTTCTGTATCATCACTGCAGGCACTTGCTTATAACATGGCTTATACCAATGGTATTGTATGCCCTATAATGGATGCATTAAGAGGAAATGTGTACACTAATTTATTCTCATTTGATAAAGATCATCTAAAAGAATTATCCTCTGAAGAAATAATATCCATGGATGATTTACTATTAAAATTAGAGCATTACCAGCAGCCTATATGTTTCATAGGTGACGCTATAGATAAATTTAAAAGTAAAATACTATTGAAGTTTCCTAATGCTTTATTTGCACCAAGCCATTTAAATGTTGTAAAAGCTTCTTCATTAGGTGCTATAGGTATAGAACTTCTTAAAGAATCAAAAGAAGACAATATTTATAGTTTTTCTCCAAATTATATGATGAAATCTCAGGCAGAGCGTGAATATGAAAATAAGATAAGGAATGATAAAGTTGAATAA
- the tsaE gene encoding tRNA (adenosine(37)-N6)-threonylcarbamoyltransferase complex ATPase subunit type 1 TsaE: MKICVNSVEDTLALGKKIGELVNPGDIICIDGDLGTGKTHLTKGIALGLDIHEYITSPTFNIVNEYNGRLKLFHFDVYRVSDVDEIQAIGFDEYIFSDAVSVIEWSKYIEPLIPKEHLSINIYKDPHKGEDYRCFVFSYTSSKYKYVDTLKL, translated from the coding sequence ATGAAAATTTGTGTAAATAGTGTTGAAGATACATTGGCTTTAGGCAAAAAAATTGGGGAATTAGTGAATCCAGGTGATATTATTTGTATAGATGGTGATCTTGGCACTGGTAAGACACATCTTACAAAAGGCATTGCACTTGGTTTGGATATCCATGAATACATTACAAGCCCCACCTTTAATATAGTTAATGAATATAATGGCAGATTAAAATTATTCCATTTTGATGTATACAGAGTAAGTGATGTGGATGAAATTCAGGCTATTGGCTTTGATGAATACATATTTAGTGATGCCGTTTCAGTTATTGAGTGGTCAAAATATATAGAGCCTTTAATTCCTAAAGAACATTTAAGCATAAATATTTATAAAGATCCACATAAGGGTGAGGATTACAGGTGTTTTGTATTTAGTTATACCAGTTCAAAATACAAGTATGTAGATACTTTAAAATTATAG
- a CDS encoding zinc ABC transporter substrate-binding protein, with translation MNSGNKFRTKLIITALTIVIVLIIITACSSKVTDDKTVPDTVKSNDTDVVLNIMVSDKTLANLTKEIVKDRHFVDYMFQDRNSGLTFKFSDDSISNVSNEDLFIYFGASYEPWANSFTDKLSKSKVGIINASRGIKLNMLSKEVKYGDITVKENPYYFLNLDDYKIALSNIKNAVEDRDPKNRDIYEKNFDSAMKKIEPIQKSIKDLSDASKNITILTCEDYMDYYLKYTSLKQIKADMTGSDKDQIISDPATLQKLDDSFKNNNKIIFLYADDNYLKANEDIIKKYDMTTVKWNLQESSFNCLNLIKKNTEELKKAVDLIEPKQ, from the coding sequence TTGAATAGTGGTAATAAATTTAGAACTAAATTAATAATTACGGCATTAACTATAGTAATCGTGTTAATAATTATTACTGCATGCTCATCTAAAGTTACAGATGATAAAACTGTCCCTGATACTGTTAAAAGTAACGATACTGATGTTGTTTTAAATATAATGGTAAGCGATAAGACCCTTGCAAATTTAACAAAAGAAATTGTAAAGGATAGACATTTTGTAGATTATATGTTTCAGGATAGAAACAGCGGCTTAACATTTAAATTTTCAGATGATAGTATATCAAATGTCAGCAATGAGGATTTATTTATTTATTTTGGAGCCAGTTATGAACCATGGGCTAACAGCTTTACCGATAAGCTAAGTAAAAGTAAGGTAGGAATTATAAATGCATCCAGGGGAATTAAGCTGAATATGCTTTCAAAAGAAGTTAAATATGGAGACATAACAGTTAAAGAAAATCCTTATTACTTTCTTAATTTAGATGATTATAAAATTGCGTTAAGTAATATTAAAAACGCGGTTGAAGACAGAGACCCTAAAAACAGGGATATATATGAAAAAAATTTTGACAGTGCCATGAAAAAAATAGAACCCATTCAAAAAAGCATAAAAGATTTATCAGATGCTTCTAAAAATATTACAATCTTAACATGTGAAGATTACATGGATTATTATCTAAAATATACTTCATTAAAGCAGATTAAGGCTGATATGACAGGATCCGACAAGGATCAAATAATATCTGATCCAGCAACCCTTCAAAAGTTAGATGATAGTTTTAAAAACAATAATAAGATAATATTTCTATATGCAGATGATAATTACCTAAAGGCAAATGAAGATATTATTAAAAAATATGATATGACTACTGTTAAGTGGAATCTTCAGGAAAGCAGCTTTAATTGCCTGAACTTAATTAAAAAGAATACTGAGGAATTAAAAAAGGCAGTTGATTTAATAGAGCCAAAACAATAA
- a CDS encoding CBS domain-containing protein → MFVTNLMLLKEKLVTVSPKDSIEKALKVIEENKFLSVPVVEDDKFYGAISKSDIYEFYYDKCPDKKCLLSDFKVENVMRTNIQKVTPLDQVEQASHFLETNNIAFVAVVDNQGKFKGIVTHHAIFHEFTELFGLNKGRRLAVIAYDIPGQVSKLTKIISENEGDILSFVVVDPKSVTDVKEIVMRIRTDNFDGILAKVREAGFKIQ, encoded by the coding sequence ATGTTTGTAACAAATCTAATGCTTTTAAAAGAAAAACTGGTTACTGTTTCACCGAAAGATTCAATAGAAAAAGCTCTTAAGGTAATTGAAGAAAACAAATTTCTTTCTGTCCCAGTTGTAGAAGACGATAAATTTTATGGCGCAATTTCAAAAAGTGATATTTATGAATTTTACTATGATAAGTGTCCAGATAAGAAGTGCCTATTATCAGATTTTAAAGTTGAGAATGTCATGAGAACTAATATTCAAAAGGTGACCCCACTGGATCAGGTTGAACAGGCATCACATTTTTTAGAGACAAATAATATTGCCTTTGTAGCAGTAGTTGATAATCAGGGGAAATTTAAAGGTATAGTAACACATCATGCAATATTTCATGAGTTTACAGAATTATTTGGATTGAATAAAGGAAGAAGACTGGCAGTCATAGCTTATGATATACCTGGCCAGGTGTCAAAGCTGACAAAGATAATATCTGAAAATGAAGGGGATATTTTAAGCTTTGTAGTGGTAGATCCTAAAAGTGTAACTGATGTAAAAGAAATTGTAATGAGAATACGAACTGATAATTTTGATGGTATACTGGCAAAAGTACGTGAAGCAGGATTTAAAATTCAGTAG
- a CDS encoding HD domain-containing phosphohydrolase, whose translation MDNINLFQLISAFSTSIDFAETGFFYDDSYLNAFQSIKKKNGKFTNHSKRTAYVAERLSKQISSDSEFLKKAFFVTSLHDIGASFYIEEAHSDKVQMYKHSVKGSTLIKNFPFMDEEASLAVKYHHENYDGSGHFGLTGNEIPILAQIIRTADAFDVLYDDDKNNFTQRKHIAEWMNKKKDVIFNPHLIDIFIDVQSKDRFWLDVENIGVNPKIISDIIPEVSLNISWKELRDIAWVFADIIDSKSPFTYTHSSGLAKLINKISGYLNCDEEKRTKLEAAALLHDIGKLRIPNSILNKPGKLTDDEYTVIRSHTYYTRYILSQVDGLSEITDWAANHHEKLDGSGYPLGISGSSLSKEERLMGVCDMYQALTENRPYRPGMSEAKAFSILDDSVNKGKISGEAVNVLKKVVKS comes from the coding sequence ATGGACAATATTAATCTATTTCAATTGATTTCTGCTTTTTCCACGTCAATAGACTTTGCCGAGACCGGTTTTTTTTATGATGATAGTTATCTGAATGCATTCCAAAGTATAAAGAAAAAGAATGGAAAGTTTACAAACCATTCGAAAAGAACGGCTTATGTGGCGGAACGTTTAAGTAAACAGATATCCTCAGATAGTGAATTTTTGAAAAAGGCATTTTTTGTGACTTCATTACATGACATAGGTGCATCATTTTATATTGAAGAAGCTCATAGTGACAAAGTTCAAATGTATAAACACTCCGTTAAGGGAAGCACTTTGATAAAGAATTTTCCTTTTATGGATGAGGAAGCATCACTGGCTGTTAAGTATCACCATGAAAATTATGATGGCAGCGGACATTTTGGCCTCACTGGCAATGAGATCCCAATATTAGCTCAAATTATCAGAACTGCTGATGCCTTTGATGTGTTATATGATGATGATAAAAATAATTTTACACAAAGGAAGCACATAGCTGAATGGATGAATAAAAAGAAGGATGTTATTTTTAATCCACATTTAATTGATATATTTATAGATGTACAAAGCAAGGACAGATTTTGGCTTGATGTTGAAAACATTGGTGTAAACCCTAAAATTATTTCAGATATTATCCCTGAAGTATCACTGAACATCAGCTGGAAAGAGTTAAGGGATATTGCATGGGTGTTTGCTGATATAATAGATTCTAAAAGCCCTTTTACATATACCCATTCATCAGGTTTGGCTAAACTGATTAATAAAATATCAGGTTATTTGAATTGTGATGAAGAAAAAAGAACTAAATTGGAAGCAGCAGCTTTACTCCACGACATTGGTAAATTGAGAATACCAAATTCCATACTGAACAAGCCCGGGAAACTTACTGATGATGAATATACTGTAATAAGATCTCATACATATTATACAAGATACATATTATCTCAGGTAGATGGACTTAGTGAAATTACTGACTGGGCAGCAAATCACCATGAGAAATTAGATGGCAGCGGATATCCTTTGGGAATTTCAGGAAGCTCTCTTTCGAAAGAAGAAAGATTAATGGGAGTTTGTGACATGTATCAGGCCTTAACTGAAAACAGGCCATACAGACCAGGTATGAGTGAAGCAAAAGCATTCAGTATACTAGATGACTCAGTTAACAAAGGTAAAATCAGTGGGGAAGCTGTTAATGTGTTAAAAAAAGTTGTGAAAAGCTAA
- a CDS encoding NAD(P)/FAD-dependent oxidoreductase yields MYDITIIGAGVVGCSIARALSKYDLSVCVLEKDNDVASGTSKANSAIVHPGEDPIPGTLKAKLNVRGNAMFDKLSEELDFPFKRNGSFVLCLSEDEIPELKEYSKRGIANGVKLEFLNRQQALEKEPNLSDEVVAALFFPTGGIVCPYEMTIALAENAFTNGVEFKLETEVVNIIKEKDKYIIETNKGNIESKIVINAAGIFSDVMNNFVSEKKIKIIPRRGQYCLFDKVDGSMIKSTLFQLPTKLGKGVLVTPTVDGNLLVGPDAEDLEDKYDLETTQEGLDFIISKARKSVKDIPMRDVITSFAGLRAHTGGDFIIGEVEDAPNFINAAGIESPGLTSSPAIGEMIEEIIVKKLNPRKNENFNPIRKGVPKFRELSNEERRKLIAENPQYGKIICRCETVTEGEIVNAIHRPLGARTLDGVKKRTRAGMGRCQSGFCSPRVVDILARELKVERTDITKFGGHSNILIGKDKEQVK; encoded by the coding sequence ATGTATGATATCACTATTATTGGTGCAGGGGTAGTAGGCTGTAGTATTGCAAGGGCGTTATCAAAATATGATTTAAGTGTATGTGTATTGGAAAAAGATAATGATGTAGCATCTGGTACATCTAAGGCTAACAGTGCCATTGTGCATCCAGGAGAAGACCCAATTCCAGGTACATTAAAGGCAAAGCTAAATGTACGGGGAAATGCAATGTTTGATAAGCTTTCTGAAGAACTTGATTTCCCATTTAAAAGAAATGGATCATTTGTATTGTGTTTAAGTGAAGATGAGATACCTGAGTTAAAAGAATATTCAAAAAGGGGAATAGCTAACGGAGTTAAATTGGAGTTTTTAAACAGACAACAGGCATTGGAGAAAGAGCCAAATCTTTCGGACGAAGTTGTAGCAGCTCTATTCTTTCCAACTGGAGGAATAGTGTGTCCTTATGAAATGACAATAGCTTTAGCAGAAAACGCTTTCACAAATGGCGTTGAATTCAAACTGGAAACAGAAGTAGTGAATATTATTAAAGAGAAAGATAAATATATTATTGAAACAAATAAAGGAAACATTGAAAGTAAAATTGTTATTAATGCAGCTGGAATTTTCTCTGATGTGATGAATAATTTTGTAAGTGAAAAGAAAATTAAAATAATTCCAAGAAGAGGGCAATATTGCCTTTTTGATAAAGTTGATGGCAGCATGATAAAAAGTACATTGTTTCAGCTTCCTACTAAACTGGGAAAGGGAGTACTGGTTACCCCTACAGTAGATGGAAACTTATTAGTAGGTCCTGATGCAGAGGATCTGGAAGATAAGTATGATTTGGAAACTACACAGGAGGGCTTGGATTTTATTATTAGTAAAGCAAGAAAAAGTGTAAAGGATATTCCTATGAGAGATGTAATAACTTCTTTTGCAGGGCTCAGAGCTCATACTGGCGGGGATTTCATTATTGGAGAAGTAGAAGATGCTCCAAACTTTATTAATGCAGCTGGTATTGAATCCCCAGGTTTAACAAGTTCTCCGGCTATTGGGGAGATGATTGAAGAAATCATAGTTAAAAAATTAAATCCAAGGAAAAATGAAAACTTTAACCCTATTAGAAAAGGGGTCCCTAAATTTAGAGAATTAAGTAATGAAGAAAGAAGAAAACTCATAGCAGAGAATCCTCAATATGGTAAGATAATATGTAGATGTGAAACAGTAACTGAAGGTGAAATTGTTAATGCAATTCACAGACCACTTGGAGCAAGAACTCTGGATGGAGTAAAAAAGAGAACCAGGGCTGGAATGGGAAGATGCCAGTCTGGATTCTGCAGCCCAAGGGTAGTGGACATATTAGCCAGGGAATTGAAAGTTGAGAGAACAGATATAACTAAATTTGGCGGACATTCCAATATATTAATTGGAAAGGATAAAGAGCAGGTTAAGTGA
- a CDS encoding FAD-dependent oxidoreductase, which translates to MQEYDIVIIGGGPAGLAAAVSVKEQGIDNILILERDNQLGGILNQCIHNGFGLHTFKEELTGPEYAQRFIDKVEEMKIPYKLNTMVLDLNKDKVITAVNEDDGIIEIKAKAVILAMGCRERPRGAINIPGSRCAGIYTAGTAQKFVNVEGYMPGKEVVILGSGDIGLIMARRMTLEGAKVKAVVELMPYSSGLKRNIVQCLDDFNIPLLLSHTVIDIKGKDRLEGVTIAKIGKDRKPVKGTEQYIPCDTLLLSVGLLPENELSRKAEVKLSKVTGGAEVDESLQTSIEGIFACGNVLHVHDLVDNVTTESINAGKSAAEYIRGKSCKGEKIEVIATDGVRYTVPKYINVNNVDKVLDVRFRVGNVYKDSYISVYFDDAREMHIKKRILTPGEMETVKLTKAHFEKYPNCKRITIKVEGE; encoded by the coding sequence ATGCAGGAATACGATATAGTTATTATAGGAGGAGGGCCGGCAGGTTTGGCTGCGGCTGTCTCCGTTAAAGAACAGGGAATAGATAATATTCTAATATTAGAAAGAGATAATCAGCTTGGGGGAATACTTAATCAGTGTATTCATAATGGTTTCGGTCTTCATACCTTTAAAGAGGAGCTTACTGGACCGGAATATGCACAGCGTTTTATAGATAAGGTTGAAGAAATGAAGATACCATATAAATTGAATACTATGGTACTTGATTTAAACAAGGATAAGGTCATTACTGCAGTAAATGAAGATGATGGAATTATTGAAATAAAAGCAAAAGCAGTTATATTGGCTATGGGATGCAGAGAAAGACCAAGAGGGGCAATAAATATTCCTGGAAGCAGATGTGCAGGTATATATACAGCTGGCACAGCTCAGAAGTTCGTTAACGTAGAAGGCTATATGCCAGGAAAAGAAGTTGTCATATTAGGATCAGGAGATATAGGATTAATAATGGCAAGAAGAATGACATTAGAGGGGGCAAAGGTTAAGGCAGTAGTTGAACTTATGCCATATTCCAGCGGCCTAAAGAGAAATATAGTTCAGTGTCTTGATGATTTTAATATTCCTTTATTATTGTCACATACAGTTATAGATATAAAAGGAAAAGACAGGCTTGAAGGAGTTACCATTGCAAAGATAGGTAAGGACAGAAAGCCTGTTAAAGGAACAGAACAATATATACCATGTGATACATTACTTCTTTCAGTTGGGCTTCTTCCAGAAAATGAACTTTCAAGAAAGGCTGAAGTAAAACTTTCAAAAGTTACTGGAGGAGCAGAAGTAGACGAAAGCTTACAAACAAGCATTGAAGGTATATTTGCCTGCGGAAATGTGCTTCATGTTCATGATCTGGTGGATAATGTAACAACAGAAAGTATTAACGCTGGTAAAAGTGCAGCTGAATACATAAGAGGAAAAAGCTGCAAAGGAGAAAAAATTGAAGTTATAGCAACAGATGGAGTTAGATATACTGTCCCTAAATATATAAATGTTAATAATGTAGACAAAGTTTTAGATGTAAGATTCAGGGTAGGAAATGTGTACAAAGATAGTTATATATCAGTATATTTTGATGATGCTCGTGAAATGCATATAAAGAAGAGAATACTCACTCCTGGAGAAATGGAAACAGTTAAATTAACAAAAGCTCATTTTGAAAAATATCCTAATTGTAAAAGGATAACTATAAAAGTAGAGGGGGAGTAA
- a CDS encoding DUF1667 domain-containing protein, with the protein MTTRELTCIGCPMGCILEVQLDGTEVVKVTGNTCPRGKDYGAKECTNPTRIVTSSVAVEGGVETVASVKTERDIPKEKVYDVIRLLKDVTIKAPVNIGDVVLKNIFDTGVDIIATKNIDKKN; encoded by the coding sequence ATGACTACTAGAGAATTAACATGTATTGGATGTCCTATGGGCTGTATTCTTGAAGTGCAGCTTGATGGAACTGAAGTTGTGAAGGTTACAGGGAACACATGCCCTAGAGGAAAAGATTATGGAGCAAAAGAATGTACTAATCCAACGAGAATCGTAACCTCTTCTGTAGCTGTTGAAGGCGGAGTGGAAACTGTTGCATCAGTTAAAACAGAAAGAGACATTCCAAAGGAAAAAGTATATGATGTAATAAGGCTGTTAAAAGATGTAACTATAAAAGCACCTGTTAATATTGGAGATGTAGTGCTTAAAAACATATTTGATACTGGTGTAGATATAATTGCTACTAAGAACATTGATAAGAAAAACTAA